The segment TGTATTTTCCAATTTATTATTTAAAATCAAATTAAATCTTTTAAAAAGGAGATTTAATTCTGCTTTAAAAGGAGGTTTAATTGTGGATGAAATTTCTTTTTGGTCTGCAATTTGGACTTATGTACTCGCTTTTTTTTCAGTTATATTTTTCCTTTTATTTGCTCTTGTTTCTTTAGTTTCTACTAACTTATTAAAGGAAGTTTATTTTGGTGAGCTGTATCAAGAATCTTATTCCACGTCGTTTTTATTCTAATGAACTTGAAATTCCTGTGGTACGTCTTCATGGGGCAATTATGGATTCAACAAGTCCAATAGCACGTTCGCTTTCATTGGTTAGATGCGCCAATCTTTTAGACAAGGCTTTTGCGAACAAAAGAGCTCCAGCTATTGCACTTCTTATCAACTCTCCTGGTGGATCACCTGTGCAATCACGCTTTATTTTCAAGCGTATTCGTGATTTAGCAGAGGAAAAAAAGAAACAAGTTCTTGTTTTTGTTGAAGATGTAGCGGCATCAGGTGGCTATATGATTGCTTGCGCGGGAGATGAGATTTTTGCTGATCCTTCTTCAATTGTTGGTTCTATAGGAGTTGTTTCTCAATCCTTTGGTTTTCCTGAGCTTTTGAAGAAGATTGGTGTTGAACGGCGTGTTTACACAGCAGGAAAGAACAAGGTTACGTTAGATCCATTTCAGCCTGAAAAGAAGGCAGATGTTGAGCATTTGAAATCTTTGCAACTCGAAGTTCACCAAACGTTTATTGATTTGGTTAAAGAGCGACGTGGAGAGAAGTTATCAGATAATCCAGATATTTTTACAGGGATGTTTTGGAGTGGAAAGAAAAGCGTTGAGCTTGGACTTATTGATGGATTGAATGATATACGTTCTGTTATTAAGGAGCGGTTTGGCGATAATACTAGGTTGCGATTAATTACGCCTCCAAAGAGTCTTTTAGGACCTAAAGTTCCTTCAGGGGTGAGTGCACACGCAGTTTATACAGCAGTTGATAGTGCATTTGTAGCAGTACAAGAACGTGCGCTTTGGCAACGTTATGGTTTGTAATTGGGCGTACAATTCGATAAAGCTTCAAGGAAGAGAATAGTTTTATCGAGAAACAGTTGTAAAAAAGAGTTAAAATGATATGAAGAGAGGCGTTTAGTTGACTTTTTATGGAGTTTTCTGTGTCTATTATTTGTTTAGAAAAGGATTGCAGAAGGCATTACAAGGAGAAAAGGACTAAAGAGTCTAAACCAAGCATGATGAAAATGGGTCTATTGGTAAAGAGTTCCTGTACAGGTGAATATTACATTAGATGATGTCGGGTACGCAGACTTCATTTAAGGGGTGTCCTTATATATTTACACCCATTAAGTTGAATTTAACTTTGCATGTCGTTGGACAGCGTGCTGATGGTTATCATTTAATAGAAAGTTTGGTCTATTTTAGTCTGAGTGGTGATTGTCTAGGTTATGCTCCGTGTGAAAGTGATCGCTTTTTTTTAGAGGGACCGTTTGCAAGTAAGCTTGTTTCTGATGCGGATAATTTAGTTATTCGTGCACGCGATTTTATGCGCAACACATTTCCTAGAAATGCGAAGCCTTCTTTTTTTCGGTTGATTAAAACGTTGCCTATTGCTTCAGGTATTGGTGGTGGTTCAGGTGATGCGGCCGGTGTTATAAGCATGTTGCGTCAACAATGGAATCTTGATTATTCTTGTGAAAAATTAGCACAAATGAGCTTAGTTCTTGGTGCAGATGTGCCAATGTGTCTTTTGGCATTAGAATATCAGCAGCCGCTTTTTGTGCAGGGAATTGGTCAAGATATTATACCACTTCCAGAAGCTTGTTCTCTTGCAATGGTATTAGTGAATCATGGACAACAAATTTCAACGAAAGCTGCTTTTAAGGCTTTGGAAAAGCATGATCATCCTTCCTTGAAAATTGATCCAGCAGCTCTAAAGTCGGTTTATTCATTAGTTGACGCTTTACAAGAAACGCGTAATGATCTTTTTCTTCCTGCATTAAAAATTGCACCGCAATTAATACAAGTGTTATCTCTATTAGATGAGTGTGGCTCTCTGTTTTCTCGTATGTCTGGAACAGGGGCAACTTGTTTTGGTATTTTTAAAGACCAGCAAGCCGCTCAAAAGGCAGCTCTTTTTATTAAATCGCTACATCCAAGTTGGTTTGTGAAACCAATCATGACTTTGGGAAAAATTTGAGAAATAAAGATGTAGGTAAAAGATTATACTTGGTAACGATTCTATTATGTATATAATAGAGCGATTAAGCAAGAGAATGAGAGTTTTTCTATTCTCTAGATTAAAGGTAGGGACTTGCTAGGATAATATTTTACTAGAGATAATAAAGAGCCGTGCAGAAAGCTTCATGATTGCGTTTTTTTATTTTTGTGTTTATGCAAGAGTTCATGAGGGTGTTTGGCGAGCAATTTCCACTATAGAGTTTGTGGAAAAAAGTCCCTCTGCAAAAACGGATATGTCTTTCATTATATTTGTAATTATCAAAAATGTTTAATTTACCACTTCAGCCAAATTTTTCATATGAATTGGATTTGCAGAAACAGGGGTTTTTCCATATAGCCGGTGTTGATGAAGTAGGACGTGGACCACTTGCTGGACCTGTGGTAACAGCAGCCGTCATTTTGGATAAAGATCGTATTCCTGAAGGGTTGAATGATTCAAAAAAACTTTCCACTCTACAACGAAAAAAATTGTATAATGATATTTTGCAAAATGCATTAGCGATTTCGTTTGCTAGTCTTTGCGCCCGTACGATTGATCAGTCTAATATTAGAAAAGCAACTTTAGAAGCGATGCGCCGCTGTATTGCAGGACTGGCAATTCCAGTCCACTATGCGCTGGTTGATGGACGTGATGTTCCCTCTGAGTTACCATGTCCAGCGACCGCTTTGATTAAAGGTGATCAACGTTCGGCTTCAATTGCAGCAGCATCTATTCTTGCTAAAGTAACACGAGATCAGATGATGGAATGTGCAGGGCAAGTGTATAAAAATTATGGTTTAGAGAAGCATGTAGGCTATGCAACACTAGCACATCGTGAAGCTCTTGATAAATATGGACCCGTTATGAGATTACATCGTTATAGTTTTGCACCCCTTAAAGGGCGCTATAGGGATGATAAATCATGACAATTCTGCCTCTCAATAGCGCTTCGATAAAGGATGCCGTTGCCTTTCTGGAACAGGGGAGGTTGGTCGCCCTACCAACGGAAACTGTTTATGGATTGGCGGGAGATGCAACCAATGGAAGAGCAGTCTCTTCTATTTTTGCAACAAAGAAGCGACCACAATTTAATCCTCTTATTGCTCATGTAAGCGGTATAGACATGGCGGAGCGCTACGTTGAAATTGATGTTC is part of the Bartonella machadoae genome and harbors:
- a CDS encoding S49 family peptidase, which codes for MVSCIKNLIPRRFYSNELEIPVVRLHGAIMDSTSPIARSLSLVRCANLLDKAFANKRAPAIALLINSPGGSPVQSRFIFKRIRDLAEEKKKQVLVFVEDVAASGGYMIACAGDEIFADPSSIVGSIGVVSQSFGFPELLKKIGVERRVYTAGKNKVTLDPFQPEKKADVEHLKSLQLEVHQTFIDLVKERRGEKLSDNPDIFTGMFWSGKKSVELGLIDGLNDIRSVIKERFGDNTRLRLITPPKSLLGPKVPSGVSAHAVYTAVDSAFVAVQERALWQRYGL
- a CDS encoding 4-(cytidine 5'-diphospho)-2-C-methyl-D-erythritol kinase — translated: MMSGTQTSFKGCPYIFTPIKLNLTLHVVGQRADGYHLIESLVYFSLSGDCLGYAPCESDRFFLEGPFASKLVSDADNLVIRARDFMRNTFPRNAKPSFFRLIKTLPIASGIGGGSGDAAGVISMLRQQWNLDYSCEKLAQMSLVLGADVPMCLLALEYQQPLFVQGIGQDIIPLPEACSLAMVLVNHGQQISTKAAFKALEKHDHPSLKIDPAALKSVYSLVDALQETRNDLFLPALKIAPQLIQVLSLLDECGSLFSRMSGTGATCFGIFKDQQAAQKAALFIKSLHPSWFVKPIMTLGKI
- a CDS encoding ribonuclease HII, which encodes MFNLPLQPNFSYELDLQKQGFFHIAGVDEVGRGPLAGPVVTAAVILDKDRIPEGLNDSKKLSTLQRKKLYNDILQNALAISFASLCARTIDQSNIRKATLEAMRRCIAGLAIPVHYALVDGRDVPSELPCPATALIKGDQRSASIAAASILAKVTRDQMMECAGQVYKNYGLEKHVGYATLAHREALDKYGPVMRLHRYSFAPLKGRYRDDKS